The stretch of DNA ATGTCCAGACACCCGCGGCGGAACGTTTTGAGATGGTTGAAATCGCTCTCATTGGGCAGGAACACATGTCCGTCAGTAGAGTCGACATTGAACGTGAAGGTCCGACCTACACCATCGATACCCTTACGGATCTTGCCAAGTTATACCCCGGCGCAGAACTCTTTTTCATCCTCGGGGATGATGCCTTTTCTGGAATTACTTCTTGGAAAAATTACGAACAATTAGCCCAGTTGGCCACAATAGTTGTCGTGTCACGGCACGGAACACCTGTAGAAGTCCCCACAAAGCTTTCACCCAGCGTAAACTTGCTAGAAATGTCAGCTTTACCCATCTCGTCCACGCAATGCCGTGAACGAATCATGGCAGGTCACTCGCTCGAGGGACTTGTTCCAGCAGGGGTAGCTGCTTACATCGAGATGAAGAATTTGTATCGGAGAACAACGTGAGTGGTGACACCCCCGAGATCGTCCTTAACGAATTCGGCGACCTCTCTCGTAAAGCCCGACGAGAACTAGAAGCACGCGGGATTGACCCGGACACTGCTGTTGTTGAATACATCGCCGCAACAGGCCAAATGCCCGTCATTACCCCCGAAGAAGCAGCAGCTGCCAAGGCTCAAGCGCAGGTAGAAGCAGAGATATCACGTGCTGAGGAAGTAGTCTCCACACCTCCGGTTGCACATCCAATTCAAAGTAGGCCTGCTGAACCAATTATTCCTCCCGTTGAAAAAGTTGATGTCCAACCTCAATCTTCGGTTCCGCCCATCTCAGTTCCAGTCACAGCTGCAGAGACCGGTCCCATCGAACCTCTCGTGGTTTCCCCGGCTCTAGATTCTGGTTCCCTCACTGCGGTTGAAGAAACTCTGGCAACCGTTTCAGAACACACTGGTGAAGTTGTTACAGGCTTTGATTCTCTACTCACCACAAACACGGACAATGTTGCATCAGGACCTACAAAGAGTCAACTACGCAAACTAGCTCGGAAAGAAAAGAAAGCCCAATCTGCTGCCGTTAAGGCAGAAAAACTCGCTGCTAAGGAAGCTGCGCAACGTGAAGCGGAAGAAGCTGCAGCTACAACTGCGGCGGCATTAATTGCTTTAGAACAGGAAGAGGCGCGAGTTACTGAAGCACATCTCGCTGCAGACCGAGCAGAAGCAGAGCGTCTCGAAGCTGAGCGTGTCGCAGCAGAGAATGCTGATGCTCAACGTCGTGCTGAAGAGGCTGCCGAGGCTGAGCGCCGTGCTGAACAAGCGCGAACTGATGAAAAGAAACGTGAAGAGCAGACGGAGACGGCGGCCGCTGCTGCAGCTGCAGCAGCAGTTACATTTACTGAACCTGCGGAAACTGCATCACGAGTTGAGAATCTTCCAATCGAAGAACTCGAGGATGAGTCAGTTGATGCCGATGATGATCTGGAATTTGAACTGGAGCCTCAAACAATCTCGGAGGCTACTGCTGCTATTGCCATCGCAGAAGCAGTTGCTGCGGCAGAAGCTGTTGTGGAAGCAGGTGAAGTTAGTGTCGACAATGGCAATCTTGCCAGCGCCGTTCCT from Aurantimicrobium sp. MWH-Uga1 encodes:
- the nadD gene encoding nicotinate-nucleotide adenylyltransferase, which produces MTVLGHTTRIGVFGGTFDPPQNGHLAVAQDALVRLQLDHVLFVPAGDPWQKNVQTPAAERFEMVEIALIGQEHMSVSRVDIEREGPTYTIDTLTDLAKLYPGAELFFILGDDAFSGITSWKNYEQLAQLATIVVVSRHGTPVEVPTKLSPSVNLLEMSALPISSTQCRERIMAGHSLEGLVPAGVAAYIEMKNLYRRTT